The Rhododendron vialii isolate Sample 1 chromosome 8a, ASM3025357v1 genome has a window encoding:
- the LOC131335654 gene encoding homeobox-leucine zipper protein HAT22, protein MGFDDVVCNTGLGLGLGSKPTAEDRRPNKPAAAASVFEPSLTLGLCGDTYNRVSNKGSKDAVEVLYRQDSGASSFSNGSVKREREVGSEEVELERVSSRVISDEDDDGTNARKKLRLNKDQSALLEESFKLHSTLNPKQKQELARRLNLRPRQVEVWFQNRRARTKLKQTEVDCEFLKKCCETLTDENRRLQKELQELKALKLSQPFYMQLPAATLTMCPSCERIGGGGSGGDTAPKSPFSMAPKPHFFNPFANPSAAC, encoded by the exons ATGGGTTTCGACGACGTCGTGTGCAACACGGGTCTCGGTTTGGGTCTAGGTTCCAAACCGACGGCCGAGGATCGGAGGCCGAATAAGCCGGCAGCGGCGGCGAGTGTTTTCGAGCCGTCGTTGACCCTGGGGCTGTGCGGGGATACGTATAATCGAGTGAGTAATAAAGGCAGTAAAGACGCCGTCGAGGTGTTGTATCGTCAAGACAGCGGTGCGTCGTCGTTCTCGAACGGTAGCGttaagagggagagagaggttgGGAGCGAGGAGGTGGAGTTAGAGAGAGTGAGTTCTAGAGTAATCagtgatgaagatgatgatggtACTAATGCAAGGAAGAAGCTTAGGCTCAATAAAGACCAATCTGCCCTTTTGGAGGAAAGTTTTAAGCTACATAGTACGCTTAATccg AAACAAAAGCAAGAATTAGCAAGGAGATTGAATCTAAGGCCTAGACAAGTTGAAGTTTGGTTCCAAAATCGGCGAGCCAG GACGAAGCTGAAGCAAACTGAAGTGGACTGTGAGTTTTTGAAGAAGTGTTGCGAAACACTAACAGATGAGAACAGGAGGTTACAGAAGGAATTACAAGAACTGAAAGCACTGAAGCTGTCCCAACCGTTCTACATGCAGCTCCCGGCAGCCACCCTCACCATGTGCCCGTCGTGCGAGCGGATCGGTGGCGGCGGTAGCGGCGGCGATACCGCTCCGAAGAGCCCCTTTTCGATGGCTCCGAAGCCTCACTTCTTTAATCCCTTCGCCAATCCGTCCGCCGCTTGTTAA